In Bacillus sp. NP247, one DNA window encodes the following:
- a CDS encoding aspartate aminotransferase family protein — MRDYLIKPLVGQPYPMISHGKGVYLYDQNGNKYFDGSSGAITAGIGHGVKEIADVIKKQAEEIAFVYRSQFTSEPAEKLAKKLSDLSVGDLNWSFFVNSGTEANETAMKIAIQHFQERGIQGKHKILSRWMSYHGITMGALSMSGHPLRRQRFVSILEDYPTIPAPYCFRCPVQKVYPTCQLACATELERSIERIGAEHIAAFIAEPIIGAAGGAVVPPKEYYKVIKDICSHYDILFIADEVMTGLGRTGAWFAMEHWGVEPDIMTLGKGLGAGYTPMAATIVSDRVMEPILRGSRSVMSGHTLSANPLSAATALAVIEYMEKHNLPEKTAEKGEYLIKGLQKVQQQSTIIADVRGKGLLIGIELQPFTKASELISVAAKNGLLLYQAVSGQAGKEDSALLVAPPMTTTYSELDELLSIFAKSVEEMMQKGGHSIA; from the coding sequence ATGCGCGATTACTTAATTAAACCACTTGTTGGTCAGCCGTATCCAATGATTTCACATGGAAAAGGTGTGTATTTGTATGATCAAAACGGAAATAAATATTTTGATGGTTCGTCAGGAGCAATTACGGCAGGTATTGGGCATGGCGTAAAGGAGATTGCAGATGTTATTAAAAAGCAAGCAGAGGAGATTGCTTTCGTATATAGATCACAGTTTACGAGTGAACCAGCTGAAAAATTAGCGAAGAAGTTAAGTGATTTAAGTGTAGGAGATTTGAACTGGAGCTTTTTTGTAAATAGTGGTACGGAAGCAAATGAAACAGCTATGAAAATTGCAATTCAACATTTTCAGGAGCGCGGTATTCAAGGGAAACATAAAATTTTGTCACGCTGGATGAGCTATCACGGTATTACGATGGGAGCCTTGTCAATGTCTGGGCATCCGCTGCGCAGACAACGTTTCGTATCTATTTTGGAAGATTATCCAACTATTCCAGCCCCATATTGTTTCAGGTGCCCTGTACAAAAGGTATATCCAACTTGTCAGCTTGCTTGTGCAACTGAACTAGAAAGATCAATTGAAAGAATTGGTGCGGAGCATATTGCAGCTTTTATTGCTGAACCGATTATCGGAGCAGCTGGCGGTGCGGTTGTACCGCCGAAAGAATATTATAAAGTGATTAAAGATATTTGTAGTCATTACGATATTTTATTCATTGCGGATGAAGTAATGACTGGGCTTGGTCGTACTGGTGCATGGTTTGCGATGGAGCATTGGGGTGTAGAACCGGATATTATGACGCTTGGTAAGGGATTGGGAGCGGGATATACACCGATGGCAGCGACGATTGTTAGTGACCGAGTTATGGAGCCAATTTTACGTGGGTCACGTTCTGTTATGAGTGGGCATACGCTAAGTGCAAATCCATTATCTGCAGCAACGGCTCTAGCTGTTATTGAATATATGGAGAAACATAATCTACCTGAAAAAACAGCGGAAAAGGGAGAGTATTTAATTAAGGGGCTACAGAAAGTTCAGCAACAATCGACAATTATTGCTGATGTGCGTGGAAAAGGGTTGTTGATCGGAATAGAATTGCAACCGTTTACAAAAGCATCCGAGCTCATTTCAGTTGCTGCTAAAAATGGACTTCTCCTATACCAAGCTGTTTCAGGGCAAGCAGGAAAAGAAGATAGTGCACTGCTTGTTGCACCACCAATGACAACTACATATTCCGAGTTAGATGAATTACTTTCAATTTTTGCAAAAAGTGTAGAAGAGATGATGCAAAAAGGAGGGCATAGTATAGCATGA
- a CDS encoding AAA family ATPase — MKLHKALHPSFIKRMYYMRFIGRFAKAEGEKNGENFFVQCLSPIPLTLQELFPTGKYLFEGLCSNKKNEKIFTDLKKRKLEKQLVMFRLYYDRGNLFLELICTEEPQEIASSYKLIPSPKVSNYNKRASLERKLSNGYLSFLMPKLPKDFEPPELLWHEGRLYGNLSLKSSISSISYFEQRKECKYIEINDWMKHVEIAVDDHLYFVSENVYDQLNKRIVEEGKLVEVEDIKMQKEDWEWDERESSFLQYVQSMVRNKGLYLDDTDIYNFHISVKTNMLTIVSGIPGVGKSRFVQAYAEALGLRYGEELIWIPISPSYQEPHDILGYLHPNGNFIESETKLVRTLLKAKENPNQLYIIVFDEMNMSHIEHWFTPFLSVLQLEKKNRILSLYEKVQEIENPIPPSVEICENIIFVGTVNFDETTKELSDRLLDRTNLITLQKIPFCEMNIEHEKAVQQPPLKVTTGEFRLNWFRNKEMIEVFTEEELELLDKLHDVLSSHDISKGISFRCASAIATYLQNIPFQNNQSYMISREEGFDLQIKQRVLTKLRGTEMTVGSLLSEEVKRGATLIPLLQSPLANRVSTFEHSLAYIRQKRRELELYGYAK, encoded by the coding sequence TTGAAATTACATAAAGCTCTTCATCCAAGTTTTATAAAGCGAATGTATTATATGAGGTTTATTGGGAGGTTTGCAAAAGCTGAGGGAGAGAAGAATGGGGAAAATTTCTTTGTACAATGTCTTTCTCCAATACCTTTAACTTTACAAGAGTTATTTCCGACTGGAAAATATTTGTTTGAAGGATTATGCAGTAATAAAAAGAATGAAAAAATCTTTACTGATTTAAAGAAGCGTAAATTAGAAAAGCAACTGGTTATGTTTCGTCTTTATTATGATCGTGGAAATTTATTTCTGGAATTAATATGCACAGAAGAGCCTCAGGAAATAGCATCTTCATATAAATTGATTCCTTCACCAAAGGTCTCAAATTATAATAAGAGAGCGTCTTTGGAACGGAAGTTAAGCAACGGTTACTTATCATTTCTTATGCCTAAATTACCAAAAGACTTTGAGCCTCCAGAATTATTGTGGCATGAAGGAAGGCTGTATGGAAATTTATCGTTAAAATCATCAATAAGTTCAATTTCATATTTTGAGCAAAGAAAAGAATGCAAATATATTGAAATAAACGATTGGATGAAACATGTAGAAATAGCAGTAGATGATCATTTATATTTTGTAAGTGAAAATGTGTATGACCAATTAAATAAACGAATTGTTGAAGAAGGTAAGTTAGTTGAAGTAGAAGATATTAAAATGCAAAAGGAGGACTGGGAATGGGATGAGCGTGAATCCTCTTTTTTACAGTATGTACAAAGTATGGTTCGTAATAAAGGGCTATATTTGGATGATACAGATATATATAATTTTCACATTAGTGTTAAAACCAATATGTTAACAATTGTTAGTGGTATACCAGGTGTTGGGAAATCACGCTTTGTGCAAGCTTATGCAGAAGCACTTGGATTACGTTATGGTGAAGAATTAATTTGGATTCCGATTTCACCATCGTATCAAGAACCACATGATATTCTCGGTTACCTTCATCCGAATGGTAATTTTATTGAAAGTGAAACGAAGTTAGTTCGGACATTGTTAAAGGCTAAAGAAAACCCAAATCAATTGTATATAATTGTGTTCGATGAAATGAACATGTCACATATTGAGCATTGGTTTACTCCGTTTCTATCTGTTCTTCAACTTGAAAAGAAAAATCGTATTTTGAGTTTGTATGAGAAAGTACAAGAAATAGAAAATCCAATTCCACCTTCAGTGGAAATTTGTGAGAATATTATTTTCGTAGGCACTGTAAATTTTGATGAAACGACGAAAGAGCTTTCCGATCGATTATTAGATCGAACAAATTTGATTACATTACAAAAAATCCCGTTTTGCGAGATGAATATAGAACATGAAAAAGCTGTTCAGCAGCCCCCGCTGAAAGTAACAACGGGAGAATTTCGACTCAATTGGTTTAGGAATAAAGAGATGATCGAAGTGTTTACTGAAGAGGAATTAGAGTTATTGGATAAGTTACATGATGTATTATCATCACACGATATATCAAAAGGAATTTCTTTCCGATGTGCAAGCGCAATCGCTACGTATTTGCAAAATATACCGTTCCAAAATAATCAGTCCTATATGATTAGCAGGGAAGAAGGTTTTGATTTGCAAATAAAGCAGCGTGTATTAACGAAATTAAGGGGGACAGAAATGACAGTGGGCTCTCTACTTTCTGAAGAAGTAAAAAGGGGAGCGACATTGATACCACTTTTACAGTCTCCGCTTGCAAATCGTGTATCTACATTTGAACATTCTTTAGCTTATATAAGACAAAAGCGTAGAGAACTGGAGCTGTATGGCTATGCAAAATGA
- a CDS encoding hemolysin family protein, whose protein sequence is MDLYSISIVIVLIALTAFFVAAEFAIVKVRSSRIDYLIAEGNNRALPVKTVITNLDEYLSACQLGITVTALGIGWSGKPALKHMFDVLFANWNVPTQLADIFAIILVFLFITFFHVVVGELAPKTFAIQKAEQVSFLVAKPLILFYRIAFPFIWILNGSARLITKFFGLKPPKGHDEVHSEEELRLLVSESYKNGEINQSEYKYVNKIFEFDDRIAKEIMVPRTEMNILNKEMPAEEALQKMSHEKYTRYPVVDGDKDHVIGFVNFKDIFTDFVKHRVVSEKTVEQYIRPIILVIESIPIHDLFLKMQRERTHIAILIDEYGGTSGLVTVEDILEEIVGDIQDEFDTDEQPEIQQVSETKTILEGKVLVSEVNALLGLTIDDDDVDTIGGWILTKNIEISEGDTIEIENYKFCVKELDGHYIKRLEVTKPSESVVIVGDEKKISLQEQISS, encoded by the coding sequence TTGGACCTATATAGTATAAGTATAGTGATTGTTTTAATTGCCTTAACGGCATTTTTCGTGGCAGCAGAATTTGCAATTGTTAAAGTGAGAAGTTCACGAATTGACTATTTAATTGCAGAAGGAAATAATCGTGCACTACCTGTCAAAACAGTCATTACAAACTTAGACGAATATTTATCAGCTTGTCAATTAGGAATAACTGTTACAGCTCTTGGGATTGGGTGGTCTGGTAAACCTGCGCTAAAGCACATGTTTGATGTGTTGTTTGCAAATTGGAACGTCCCTACTCAACTCGCAGATATTTTCGCTATAATTTTAGTGTTTTTGTTTATCACATTTTTCCATGTGGTAGTAGGTGAGTTAGCTCCAAAAACATTTGCGATTCAAAAAGCAGAACAAGTGAGTTTCTTAGTTGCTAAGCCACTCATTTTGTTTTATCGTATTGCATTCCCATTCATTTGGATTTTAAATGGATCAGCTCGGTTAATTACAAAGTTTTTTGGGTTGAAACCACCAAAAGGGCATGATGAAGTGCATTCAGAAGAAGAACTGCGCTTATTAGTTTCAGAAAGTTATAAAAATGGTGAGATTAATCAATCTGAATATAAGTATGTGAATAAAATATTTGAATTTGATGATCGTATTGCGAAAGAAATAATGGTACCACGAACAGAGATGAATATTTTAAATAAAGAAATGCCTGCTGAAGAGGCTTTACAAAAAATGTCTCATGAAAAATATACGAGGTATCCAGTTGTTGATGGTGATAAGGACCATGTAATAGGCTTTGTGAATTTTAAAGATATATTTACAGATTTTGTGAAGCATCGAGTTGTTAGTGAAAAGACAGTGGAGCAATATATTAGGCCAATTATTTTAGTTATTGAATCTATCCCAATTCATGATCTATTTTTAAAAATGCAAAGAGAAAGGACACATATCGCTATATTAATTGATGAATATGGTGGTACATCAGGTCTTGTAACCGTTGAAGATATTTTAGAAGAAATTGTAGGAGATATTCAAGATGAGTTCGATACTGATGAACAACCAGAAATCCAACAAGTTAGTGAGACGAAAACGATTCTAGAGGGAAAAGTACTTGTTAGTGAAGTGAACGCATTATTAGGTTTGACTATTGATGACGATGACGTCGATACGATTGGCGGTTGGATCCTAACAAAAAATATTGAGATTTCCGAAGGCGATACCATTGAAATTGAAAATTATAAGTTTTGTGTGAAAGAATTAGATGGACACTATATTAAGAGGTTAGAAGTAACGAAACCTTCAGAATCGGTTGTTATTGTAGGAGATGAAAAAAAGATTTCGCTCCAGGAACAAATTAGTTCGTAA
- the racA gene encoding chromosome-anchoring protein RacA: MEYKTPFIAKKLGVSPKAVVRIAQQLNLTIKKNKYGHFIFTQGDLDLMLEYHRSQMDQPQNSQTTSSNDVEKLKTQVNTIVQNTSSNDFKQLTAQLTTITRRLDRMEEQMQDKANDVVTYQLLQHRREMEEMLERIQKLEASLKKEEPIYITPDSKPTYEREKKPKRRKMIFSIFGL, translated from the coding sequence TTGGAATATAAAACACCATTTATCGCAAAGAAATTAGGTGTTAGCCCAAAGGCTGTTGTCCGGATTGCACAACAATTAAATCTTACGATAAAAAAAAATAAATATGGTCATTTTATTTTCACACAAGGTGATTTAGATCTAATGTTAGAATACCATCGTTCTCAAATGGACCAGCCTCAAAACTCTCAAACTACATCTTCAAATGATGTAGAAAAATTAAAAACTCAAGTAAACACAATTGTTCAAAACACATCATCGAATGATTTTAAGCAATTAACAGCTCAATTAACTACAATTACGAGAAGACTAGATCGAATGGAAGAACAAATGCAAGATAAAGCAAATGACGTCGTTACATACCAACTTTTACAACATCGCCGCGAAATGGAGGAAATGTTAGAGCGAATCCAAAAACTAGAAGCTTCCCTAAAAAAAGAAGAACCAATATACATTACTCCTGATTCAAAACCAACATATGAAAGAGAAAAGAAACCGAAGCGCCGCAAAATGATTTTCAGTATATTTGGACTATAA
- a CDS encoding BA2291 family sporulation histidine kinase, with protein MEMEGMEVFPIDKDIKEVFCSHLKNNRHQFVENWKNKMIISEKDPFKQEVVQNGANLLELIIELIMEDKDINYLQPLCEKIAIERAGADANIGDFVYNANVGRNELFEAMCELDVSARELKPIMAKIHTCFDKLIYYTVLKYSEIISRNLEEKQQYINETHKERLTILGQMSASFVHEFRNPLTSIMGFVKLLKTDHPNLSYLDIISHELDQLNFRISQFLLVSKKEMWNESERFWLNDLFQDIIQFLYPSLVNANVLIEKNLPYPIPLVGYRSEVKQVVLNILMNSIDALESVKEERKIIIDVFEEDQAVRIVIKNNGPMIPADNVETIFEPFVTTKKLGTGIGLFVCKQIVEKHNGSILCRSNNDWTEFQITFQN; from the coding sequence ATGGAAATGGAGGGAATGGAGGTTTTTCCAATCGATAAGGATATTAAAGAAGTATTTTGTTCGCACTTGAAAAACAACAGGCACCAATTCGTAGAGAACTGGAAAAACAAAATGATAATTTCCGAAAAAGATCCATTTAAACAAGAGGTAGTTCAAAATGGAGCAAATTTATTAGAGTTAATTATCGAACTTATTATGGAAGATAAAGACATTAATTATCTTCAGCCATTATGTGAGAAAATTGCCATTGAGCGTGCAGGGGCAGATGCGAATATTGGAGATTTTGTCTACAATGCAAATGTGGGAAGAAATGAACTTTTTGAAGCAATGTGCGAATTGGATGTAAGCGCTCGTGAACTGAAACCGATCATGGCCAAAATACATACTTGTTTTGACAAATTAATTTATTATACCGTTTTAAAATACTCAGAAATTATATCGAGAAATTTAGAAGAAAAACAGCAATATATAAATGAAACACATAAAGAAAGGCTTACGATTTTAGGGCAAATGTCGGCTAGTTTTGTGCATGAATTTCGTAATCCGCTAACTTCGATTATGGGATTTGTAAAGTTATTGAAGACAGACCATCCTAATCTATCGTATTTAGATATTATTTCACATGAATTAGATCAATTAAATTTTAGGATTTCTCAATTTTTACTTGTATCGAAAAAAGAAATGTGGAATGAATCTGAACGTTTTTGGCTAAATGACTTATTTCAAGATATTATACAATTCTTATATCCAAGTTTAGTTAATGCAAATGTTTTGATTGAAAAGAATTTGCCATATCCTATTCCACTCGTTGGTTACCGGAGTGAAGTGAAGCAAGTAGTTTTAAATATTTTAATGAATTCGATTGATGCTCTTGAATCGGTGAAAGAAGAGCGGAAAATTATCATTGATGTATTTGAAGAGGATCAGGCTGTTCGCATTGTTATAAAAAATAATGGGCCTATGATTCCAGCAGACAATGTAGAGACCATTTTTGAGCCATTTGTAACTACTAAAAAGCTAGGGACTGGTATTGGACTATTTGTATGTAAACAAATTGTAGAAAAACATAACGGATCCATATTGTGTCGTTCGAATAACGATTGGACAGAATTTCAAATTACGTTTCAAAATTAA
- a CDS encoding DUF4397 domain-containing protein, which yields MTQSEIEKYEQEAARYEQLARYYQYSNPKRYVELYMKYHDAITKLVQAYEKRDSQEATLPSHMRIFHTAPHTPAVDIIINGQKVIKNISFKQFSPYLSLVQGKYRIDIVPVGNETPIFSALVPIMGNHTYTLAAVNSDNHLQLQPILDNTHLPSGQAKIRFAHFSPDTPVVNVNLKDGDHLFENVLFKQITDFLQVSPGTADIEISLADTKKVLLTIPKFNVEPNTIYTISIVGYSTEDPKLETVILTN from the coding sequence ATGACTCAATCCGAAATTGAAAAATACGAACAAGAAGCTGCACGTTACGAACAGCTCGCTCGTTACTATCAATATAGCAATCCTAAAAGATATGTAGAACTCTATATGAAATACCATGATGCAATTACAAAACTTGTACAAGCATATGAAAAGAGAGATTCACAAGAAGCGACTTTACCGTCACATATGAGAATCTTCCACACAGCTCCCCATACACCAGCAGTTGATATTATAATAAACGGACAAAAGGTTATTAAAAATATTTCTTTTAAACAATTCAGTCCTTATTTATCATTAGTGCAAGGTAAATACCGTATTGATATTGTCCCTGTCGGAAACGAAACTCCAATATTCTCAGCATTAGTACCAATAATGGGGAATCACACTTATACCCTTGCAGCAGTCAATAGCGATAATCATCTCCAATTACAACCTATACTTGATAATACTCATTTACCATCTGGTCAAGCAAAAATACGGTTTGCACATTTTTCACCAGACACTCCAGTTGTAAATGTAAATTTAAAAGATGGGGATCATTTATTTGAAAATGTGCTCTTTAAACAAATAACAGATTTTTTACAAGTTAGCCCTGGTACAGCAGATATTGAAATTTCACTTGCTGATACAAAAAAAGTACTATTAACCATTCCAAAATTCAACGTTGAACCAAATACAATTTACACAATTTCAATAGTAGGTTATTCAACTGAGGATCCAAAATTAGAGACCGTTATACTGACAAATTAA
- the atoD gene encoding acetate CoA-transferase subunit alpha: protein MTTITNTFGKLKEIEEVISLFHDDMTLMFGGFGGIGSPPTLIQAILDKGITNLNLIGNDTGFPDVGIGRLVTNERVKSLVTSHIGSNPNAGRQLNEGRLQIEFSPQGTLAERIRAGGVGLGGVLVDVGVDTIVEEGKRTVEMNGKTYLVETALTAEVAIVYAKKADPFGNLVFDKSARNMNPHVAMAGDITIVEAEEIVPLGSLDPEEIVVPGVFVNYIVPSEGVNWKWVWA, encoded by the coding sequence ATGACAACTATTACAAATACATTCGGTAAATTAAAAGAAATAGAGGAAGTAATTTCTTTGTTCCATGATGATATGACATTAATGTTTGGGGGATTTGGAGGGATCGGATCCCCTCCAACTTTAATACAGGCTATTTTAGATAAAGGCATTACAAATTTAAATTTAATAGGAAATGATACTGGATTTCCTGATGTAGGAATCGGTCGTCTTGTTACAAATGAACGGGTTAAGTCTTTAGTTACTTCTCATATTGGTTCAAATCCAAATGCAGGAAGACAGTTAAATGAAGGACGATTACAAATTGAGTTTTCCCCGCAAGGAACATTAGCAGAGCGTATTCGCGCTGGAGGAGTTGGGCTTGGTGGTGTTTTAGTTGATGTTGGTGTTGATACGATTGTAGAAGAAGGAAAACGAACAGTTGAAATGAATGGAAAGACATATTTAGTTGAAACAGCTTTAACGGCTGAAGTCGCAATTGTATATGCGAAAAAAGCGGATCCGTTTGGCAATCTTGTATTTGATAAAAGCGCTCGTAATATGAATCCGCACGTAGCTATGGCTGGGGACATAACGATTGTAGAAGCAGAAGAAATTGTTCCACTTGGAAGTTTAGATCCAGAAGAAATTGTCGTCCCTGGTGTATTTGTAAATTATATCGTGCCATCGGAAGGAGTGAATTGGAAATGGGTATGGGCGTAG
- a CDS encoding YueI family protein: MVNKNVEDYLQEGIYGQKQNKPEERNMYLTTLRERVEIALTIGQVMQSNVYSEVASSIRSSQSLQILLNGGIAYPHLSKYIKLANEKNIPFTIVQNKDTETPIGLVLSHSTAVDKEQIYVEDAIFKQEMK, encoded by the coding sequence ATGGTAAATAAAAATGTGGAAGACTATCTCCAAGAAGGCATATATGGCCAAAAGCAAAACAAACCAGAAGAACGTAATATGTACTTAACTACATTACGTGAACGCGTAGAAATCGCTTTAACTATCGGTCAAGTAATGCAAAGTAATGTATATTCTGAAGTAGCGAGTAGCATACGCTCTTCTCAATCATTACAAATCCTCCTAAATGGTGGCATTGCTTACCCACATTTATCAAAATACATTAAATTAGCGAACGAAAAAAATATTCCTTTTACAATTGTTCAAAATAAAGATACTGAAACACCAATCGGTTTAGTATTATCTCATAGCACAGCTGTAGATAAAGAACAAATTTATGTAGAAGATGCTATTTTCAAACAAGAAATGAAGTAA
- a CDS encoding CoA transferase subunit B, giving the protein MGMGVEVRDKIARRAAREIQNGMIVNLGIGIPSLVPNHLPEDMNVMFHAENGIVGMGPTPSKGNEDENLCNAAGLPTSLITGASYFDSCMAFGMIRKGLLDVTILGSLQVSENGDLANWIVPGKRVPGIGGAMDLAQKAKRVVVVMNHVDKYGNAKIVSECTLPLTSKKCVDLIITDMAVMEVTPRGLVLQELMSPYTVEDVKRHTTADFHISSNLLVIE; this is encoded by the coding sequence ATGGGTATGGGCGTAGAAGTGAGAGATAAGATTGCAAGACGTGCAGCGAGAGAAATTCAAAATGGCATGATTGTAAATTTAGGTATTGGAATTCCATCGCTTGTACCGAATCATTTACCAGAAGATATGAATGTTATGTTTCACGCGGAAAACGGTATTGTCGGTATGGGACCAACGCCAAGTAAAGGGAATGAAGATGAGAATTTATGTAACGCAGCTGGTTTACCAACATCTCTTATTACAGGAGCAAGTTATTTCGATAGCTGCATGGCATTTGGCATGATTAGAAAAGGATTACTTGATGTTACGATACTTGGTTCGTTACAAGTAAGTGAAAATGGTGATTTAGCGAACTGGATTGTACCAGGAAAACGCGTTCCAGGTATTGGAGGAGCGATGGATTTAGCGCAAAAAGCGAAGCGGGTCGTTGTTGTGATGAATCATGTTGATAAATATGGAAATGCAAAGATTGTTTCGGAATGTACATTGCCATTAACTTCGAAAAAATGTGTAGATTTAATTATTACAGACATGGCTGTCATGGAAGTGACTCCAAGAGGACTTGTCTTACAAGAATTAATGAGTCCGTACACTGTAGAAGATGTAAAACGACATACGACAGCTGATTTTCATATAAGCTCAAATTTACTAGTAATTGAATGA
- a CDS encoding aldehyde dehydrogenase family protein: protein MKKHLYINGVWKSVGTYKPLYAPYSEETLAEIAQGTEDDVKEAIVSAKNAMKEMKKLSAYDRATILEKVAQKMDERREEFAEIIAKEAAKPIRAARGEVDRTVQTYKFAAEEAKRIYGETLPLDAAPGADGRIAYTIRQPIGVIGAITPFNFPLNLVAHKVGPAIAAGNTIVLKPADQTPLSSYALVELFEEAGLPKGAFNIISGPGPVVGEALVKDENVASITFTGSPKVGIGIKEKAGLKRVTLELGSNAAVIIEEDVELTDEIIERVKWGAFVNNGQVCISVQRVFVHERKMDEFITRLTKAMENVVVGDPLHEETDVSALISKNDVERINSWVEEAVKEGANVVYGGNKRDARIFEPTVLTNVPEYVSVQCQEVFGPLMTVNTFKEFDEALEQVNNSRYGLQAGVFTNNLCKAMRAIDELEVGGVMINDIPTFRVDHMPYGGVKESGTGREGIKYAIEEMTEIKLICIKK from the coding sequence ATGAAAAAGCATTTATATATAAATGGGGTATGGAAATCAGTAGGGACGTATAAACCATTGTATGCACCATATTCTGAAGAAACATTAGCGGAGATTGCGCAAGGTACAGAAGATGACGTTAAGGAAGCAATAGTTTCGGCTAAAAATGCAATGAAAGAAATGAAAAAATTATCAGCATACGATCGTGCAACTATTTTAGAAAAGGTTGCACAAAAAATGGATGAGAGAAGAGAAGAGTTTGCAGAGATTATCGCAAAAGAAGCTGCAAAACCAATTCGTGCTGCACGGGGAGAGGTAGATCGTACTGTTCAAACATATAAGTTTGCAGCTGAAGAAGCGAAGCGTATATATGGTGAGACGTTACCATTAGATGCTGCACCAGGTGCAGACGGCCGTATAGCGTATACAATTCGACAACCAATCGGGGTTATTGGTGCTATTACACCGTTTAATTTTCCACTTAATTTAGTAGCACATAAAGTAGGCCCAGCAATTGCGGCTGGAAATACTATTGTGCTAAAGCCTGCCGACCAAACGCCACTTTCGTCGTATGCATTGGTAGAATTATTTGAAGAAGCTGGTTTACCAAAGGGAGCTTTCAATATAATTTCTGGACCTGGACCTGTTGTAGGTGAGGCATTAGTAAAAGATGAGAACGTTGCTAGTATTACTTTTACAGGAAGTCCGAAAGTAGGTATTGGAATTAAGGAAAAAGCTGGGTTGAAACGAGTGACGTTAGAATTAGGATCGAACGCTGCAGTAATTATTGAAGAAGATGTTGAATTGACAGACGAAATAATTGAACGTGTAAAATGGGGCGCGTTTGTGAATAATGGACAAGTTTGTATTTCAGTACAACGTGTTTTTGTGCATGAACGCAAAATGGATGAGTTTATTACAAGATTAACGAAAGCAATGGAAAACGTTGTAGTGGGAGACCCGCTTCATGAAGAAACAGATGTATCAGCACTTATTTCAAAAAACGATGTAGAACGTATAAATTCATGGGTGGAAGAGGCAGTTAAGGAAGGAGCTAATGTTGTATACGGTGGTAACAAACGTGATGCAAGGATTTTTGAACCAACTGTATTAACAAATGTTCCAGAGTATGTATCTGTTCAGTGCCAAGAAGTATTCGGTCCACTTATGACTGTAAATACATTTAAAGAATTTGATGAGGCTTTAGAACAAGTAAATAATTCACGTTATGGATTACAAGCAGGTGTATTTACAAACAATCTATGTAAAGCAATGCGTGCAATTGATGAATTAGAAGTCGGTGGTGTCATGATTAATGATATTCCAACGTTCAGAGTAGATCATATGCCTTATGGTGGTGTGAAAGAGAGTGGCACAGGCCGTGAAGGGATTAAATATGCAATAGAAGAAATGACAGAAATAAAATTAATATGTATTAAAAAATAA